From Riemerella anatipestifer ATCC 11845 = DSM 15868, a single genomic window includes:
- a CDS encoding NAD-dependent succinate-semialdehyde dehydrogenase: MIDKIDLANTKFNQWKNHSFQERQLLFKNLADILEEHKHTYANIITTEMNKPISQSLSEVEKSAMMTRFYAAIDANVLAPEYIQTDFNISQVHHTPLGVILGVMPWNFPFWQVLRFAVPTILAGNTVIVKHASICTQSGDAIEEAFLKAGFPEGVFQHLKVGHQDIETILKHPAVQGVSLTGSDLAGSSVASIAGREIKKSVLELGGSDAFIVLEDADLEQAAEVGVLARLQNCGQTCVAAKRFIIHHNIANAFLELFTKAYQKYQPSDPLNPNTILSGMARKDLADELEQQYQKAIANGAEIIIPLERLSDKEFKPGLILVKKGNPILAEELFGPLGMIMIAQTDDEALDLANDIPFGLGNSVWTKNQNKALDFALKLNSGTVAINSMTKSDPRLPFGGAKKSGYGTELSALALKEFTYPKTIVGN, translated from the coding sequence ATGATTGATAAAATTGACCTTGCCAACACCAAATTTAACCAATGGAAAAACCACTCTTTTCAAGAGAGACAACTATTGTTCAAAAACTTAGCAGATATATTAGAAGAGCATAAACATACCTACGCCAACATCATTACCACAGAAATGAATAAACCCATTTCTCAGTCCTTATCGGAGGTAGAAAAATCAGCAATGATGACTCGTTTCTATGCTGCTATAGACGCTAATGTATTAGCTCCAGAATATATCCAAACAGACTTTAATATTAGCCAAGTCCACCATACACCTCTAGGGGTAATTTTAGGAGTAATGCCTTGGAATTTCCCTTTTTGGCAGGTGCTTCGTTTTGCAGTGCCTACCATTTTAGCAGGGAATACCGTTATCGTAAAACACGCTTCCATTTGTACCCAAAGTGGAGATGCCATAGAGGAGGCTTTTCTAAAAGCTGGGTTTCCTGAAGGCGTATTCCAGCATTTAAAAGTAGGACATCAAGACATCGAAACTATACTAAAACACCCTGCTGTACAAGGTGTAAGCCTTACAGGAAGTGATTTGGCAGGAAGTAGTGTGGCTTCCATAGCGGGAAGGGAAATCAAAAAATCAGTTTTAGAACTTGGTGGTAGCGATGCGTTTATAGTTCTAGAAGATGCTGATTTAGAACAAGCAGCAGAAGTAGGTGTTTTAGCAAGATTACAAAACTGTGGACAAACTTGTGTCGCTGCCAAAAGATTTATCATTCACCATAATATAGCCAATGCTTTCCTAGAATTGTTTACTAAAGCCTATCAAAAGTATCAACCATCAGACCCTCTAAATCCCAACACCATATTGTCGGGTATGGCAAGAAAAGACCTCGCTGATGAACTAGAACAACAATATCAAAAAGCCATTGCTAACGGTGCAGAAATTATCATTCCCTTAGAACGATTGTCTGATAAAGAATTTAAACCAGGGCTTATCTTAGTAAAAAAAGGTAATCCTATTCTAGCCGAAGAATTATTTGGGCCTCTCGGTATGATAATGATAGCTCAAACCGATGATGAAGCTCTAGACTTAGCCAATGACATTCCGTTTGGATTAGGAAACTCCGTCTGGACTAAAAACCAAAATAAAGCTCTTGATTTTGCTCTAAAGCTAAATTCTGGCACCGTGGCTATCAACTCTATGACCAAATCTGACCCAAGACTTCCGTTCGGTGGAGCTAAAAAATCAGGTTATGGAACAGAATTATCTGCCCTAGCCCTTAAAGAGTTTACTTATCCTAAAACCATCGTAGGAAATTAA
- a CDS encoding polymorphic toxin type 23 domain-containing protein produces the protein MKKLYSLLTLICSLGFGQTILNQPENSSRTVEDPNTIILTNGFHAKGNNVFVARIGENVQSSPSPSDSNSGISNPSGTIGTNNFHDTQGNIEVTASGQLQYTLPIALPPGVKSVAPQINLVYTSGSGNGIAGYGWNLSGITAISRMGKTIEKDGRVEGIKLNYDDYYSFNGQRLILKSGEYGKNGAEYTTEKYSNVKIKSLGNINGYFQGPEYWEVTFEDGSQAWYGTTSSARTPIEYNIVKWKDAQGNYITYNYTQSNNVAAISSIEWGGNETLNKPHFNRILFSYQTREIKETSYVEGIYFLQDKLLSSVQVLTNGKQFKKYTISYNNSTGSKYQFVRNITEYNSANEAANPINFGYEGVSFTSKTSNFTDNENNKIVGDFNGDGKLDFIKYFDTFKECIDRSEETICEDRGYEIPCYTQTNCISEVTYPEGLYLFESMMDDNFNKKQIHIGTSDFSKTDFNTTAIPITLRTKEGILKQQQGFVLYKKTSNSVTGKDDLEIQIYSIDSNDYRVTKEYSKIIPNSIYDRTVGSAISSDYYTETSIGKIRSVDLNSDGLAEIIISANDFTCVKQRDGSDMIQEYYIERIPDTSCSNSNRYLVLEPFNNDINVSTISLYPYDKDIIDSYKTGDFNGDGKLDFLRFDSNKQPFITNINKNLDTGQFVDNHLSYGNTKLEGLVENAITGDFNGDGKTDLLIPQEKNNYKWNLYISKGNGFLKQSIDNLSYYRPDADHYEESGRYYYYGRNYLVQDINQDGKDDFIEIGVHSRQNRYPSNNFANFIVNLFENNGPNANGNISFSKKNIDGHSESVSSVPKVFTPYSLANYTNYPFIYSKGDGYLYTNAPNPSSHRGTPHSFQIFSPMVGNYLINNNYNQLILTIRGLLFKYSTESLNKAAHITSITQGGVTTTIDYKELDPKVNPNFYAPVKKETYPFVEMDRVAQSYAVAQLQQTFDNGGKNIIRKQDFRYRGLLSHLQGRGMIGFRQTARSSWYTDEFRNTIVWSGAEIDPHQEGVPIKEWSIKTTNEAEIFPSDLSFSNRKLLALKTTEYRTDLLADGAKVDAITDTNRNRIVKALVPVRNTSKDFIKDVTTKSTITYDNFYLPTRTITQTLSGSSVFATSTTSLEYLPPNLSATGKDYHVGRPRSKTELMQAYGDSKGAKEEYTYENNLLKTLKTWNRDSSGWLQETYNYDGFGNIIQKTVTNSVDSHTQNSKTEYESKGRFVVKKTDNLGLVTHITYNDWGQVLTQTDPLGNKITNTYDAWGKLLTAKTNLGGVSTYTYEKLGNGDTKTTEYSPDGSVSISFTNKIGQTYKSTSKAFGNQWVSKSVMFDGLGRKIKESEPYFDHQNPTQWNTIEYDVYSRPIKATAFTGKIVTTQYTQNTVTTTETNANNRFKKQTFDALGNISTSADKGGTITFKYNAAGEQIEAKYGTNTVTTKYDAWGRKIEFNDPSNGIYRYEYNGFGQNTKTISPKGTKTYTYNTKGQLVSQRELSTDNTNATDKSISYTYNAKGLVVKKAGVSKGKTYTSSLVYDGFGRVLSSSEENNGRYFMQKDIVYDDKNRVISYEKSLYSGGTYTKALIENIYDPWSGALYQLKDKVSGKVLWQLQQHNAKGQVTQAKLGASTIENTYDTNGFLTNINHSSARKPSILQISYRFDAIKNELNSRTTGGDFNILESFTYDENNRLTNWTNPVTGQMHHNIYDAQGRIIENDQLGKISFGNSQKIYQPTAVTLNATGEQNLKNDLVQQISYNENNDPLLIQGVKGDLRFEYGLSSMRQVMSFGGKIASGSHGKFTRYYSEDGSYEITLDHATGREKHTLYIGGTPYESDIIYLKNYTESQASYKFLHKDYLGSILAISDEAGNKLEQRHYDAWGNLTHLKIGEQATITDKNQIKDYLASSNLITDRGYTSHEHLAEVGLIHMNGRLYDPLLRRFLNADENIQDGFNTQNYNKYGYVLNNPLMYNDPSGEIFFFAILTPILGEVLAGVVAGAIAGAIVGATSYVLSAVISSNWNWGGFAKSILMGAISGAISGGMNPGIFSSAAGTLYRMGGQAISSILPSWNISIGNFDFNFSPSIAIGKGWGFGANISATFRSGDFAISAGIGIMNYGAHQGSGKSGWEYRKSLMAGFEGKNGNLGFMLGTNMWKGLHQQQTGIVRFQSGDFSLSYENDGAPFGHTLGDNHDRLRTAAVNLTIGEFSAGFNLFTGERFESSYYDNKTSYNSSDILSDVIPHDYWQMSKSSIGEYGEKYKFGIVKEVGKQYRLGAAYVGWGNYRIGIDSDRHVRHAIQNRLAHTFLSPQPGFRVLSNAINPYFQYRTRNQFTSW, from the coding sequence ATGAAAAAACTTTACTCTTTACTCACCCTTATTTGTAGCCTAGGATTTGGGCAAACTATCCTCAATCAACCAGAAAACTCTTCTAGAACAGTAGAAGACCCTAATACCATTATTTTAACCAATGGATTTCACGCAAAAGGAAACAATGTCTTTGTTGCTAGGATTGGAGAAAATGTACAATCTTCCCCAAGTCCGTCAGATTCAAACTCAGGAATTTCTAACCCTAGCGGAACTATAGGAACTAATAATTTCCATGATACACAAGGAAATATAGAGGTAACAGCCTCTGGTCAGCTACAATACACATTACCCATAGCATTACCCCCTGGAGTTAAGAGTGTTGCCCCCCAAATCAATCTAGTCTATACCAGTGGCAGTGGTAATGGTATTGCGGGATATGGCTGGAATCTATCTGGTATCACAGCGATTAGCCGAATGGGGAAAACAATAGAGAAAGATGGAAGAGTAGAAGGTATTAAACTTAATTATGATGATTATTACAGCTTTAATGGTCAAAGATTAATCCTAAAATCAGGAGAATATGGCAAAAATGGAGCGGAATATACTACCGAAAAATATTCCAATGTTAAAATTAAATCCTTAGGAAATATCAACGGTTATTTCCAAGGACCTGAATATTGGGAAGTTACTTTTGAAGATGGTTCACAAGCATGGTACGGTACAACCAGCTCGGCAAGAACTCCTATTGAATACAACATTGTAAAGTGGAAAGATGCCCAAGGTAATTATATTACCTATAATTATACTCAGTCTAATAATGTTGCTGCCATATCTAGTATTGAGTGGGGGGGGAACGAAACTTTAAATAAACCCCATTTTAACCGTATTCTATTTAGTTATCAAACTAGAGAAATAAAAGAAACATCTTATGTAGAAGGCATCTATTTTCTACAAGATAAGTTGCTTAGTTCGGTACAGGTATTGACAAACGGTAAACAATTCAAAAAATACACCATTAGCTATAACAATAGTACAGGTAGCAAATATCAGTTTGTCCGAAATATTACAGAATATAATTCTGCCAATGAAGCCGCTAATCCTATTAATTTTGGGTATGAAGGTGTATCTTTCACATCAAAAACATCAAATTTTACAGATAACGAAAATAATAAAATAGTTGGAGACTTCAATGGTGACGGTAAATTAGATTTTATTAAATACTTTGACACATTCAAAGAGTGTATTGACAGATCTGAGGAAACTATATGTGAAGACAGAGGCTACGAAATTCCATGCTATACTCAAACCAATTGTATAAGCGAAGTAACTTATCCTGAAGGCTTGTATCTATTTGAAAGCATGATGGATGATAATTTTAACAAAAAGCAGATTCATATCGGAACTTCCGATTTTTCCAAAACCGACTTTAACACAACCGCTATACCAATAACTTTAAGAACTAAAGAAGGAATATTAAAACAACAACAAGGATTTGTATTATACAAAAAAACAAGTAACTCCGTAACAGGTAAAGATGATTTAGAAATTCAAATATACTCAATTGACAGTAATGATTATAGAGTTACAAAAGAATACTCCAAAATAATACCTAATAGTATTTATGACAGAACAGTAGGTTCTGCTATATCGAGCGATTATTATACCGAAACTTCTATTGGAAAGATAAGAAGCGTAGACTTAAACTCAGACGGTCTAGCGGAGATCATCATCTCAGCAAATGACTTTACATGTGTAAAGCAACGCGATGGCTCTGACATGATCCAAGAATATTATATAGAAAGAATACCTGACACAAGTTGCAGTAATTCAAACAGATATCTAGTATTAGAACCTTTTAACAACGATATTAACGTCTCAACTATTAGCCTCTACCCTTATGACAAAGATATTATTGATTCTTATAAAACAGGGGATTTCAATGGTGATGGAAAGTTAGATTTCTTAAGATTTGATTCCAATAAACAGCCTTTTATCACAAATATAAATAAAAACCTTGACACTGGTCAGTTTGTAGATAACCATTTATCTTATGGCAATACGAAATTAGAAGGACTTGTTGAGAATGCTATTACTGGAGATTTTAATGGTGATGGAAAAACTGACTTACTAATACCTCAAGAAAAGAACAACTATAAATGGAATCTTTACATTTCAAAAGGAAATGGTTTCTTGAAACAGAGCATAGACAATCTTTCTTACTATAGACCCGATGCAGATCATTATGAAGAATCTGGAAGATATTATTACTACGGAAGAAATTATCTAGTGCAGGATATCAACCAAGACGGTAAAGATGATTTCATAGAAATTGGCGTTCACTCTCGACAAAATAGATATCCTTCTAATAATTTTGCAAATTTTATCGTAAACTTATTTGAAAATAATGGACCCAACGCAAACGGAAATATCTCATTTAGTAAAAAAAATATTGATGGACACAGTGAATCTGTTTCATCTGTCCCAAAAGTTTTTACCCCTTATTCCCTCGCAAACTATACAAACTATCCTTTCATATATTCAAAAGGAGATGGATATTTATATACTAATGCACCCAATCCATCTAGCCACAGAGGAACACCTCATAGTTTTCAAATTTTCTCTCCAATGGTGGGGAATTATTTGATTAACAACAACTATAATCAACTAATATTAACAATAAGAGGTCTTCTGTTTAAATACTCTACAGAAAGTCTAAATAAAGCAGCTCATATCACTTCCATCACTCAAGGAGGAGTAACAACCACCATTGACTATAAAGAGCTAGATCCAAAAGTCAACCCTAACTTCTACGCTCCTGTAAAAAAAGAAACTTATCCATTTGTAGAAATGGATAGAGTAGCTCAGTCTTACGCTGTAGCACAACTACAACAAACTTTTGACAATGGAGGTAAAAATATTATTAGAAAACAAGACTTCCGTTACCGAGGGTTGCTTTCGCACCTTCAAGGTAGGGGAATGATTGGTTTCCGCCAAACCGCTCGTTCCTCTTGGTACACCGATGAATTTAGAAACACCATCGTATGGAGCGGAGCAGAAATAGATCCGCATCAAGAGGGAGTACCTATTAAAGAATGGAGTATCAAAACCACCAATGAGGCCGAGATATTTCCGTCTGATTTATCCTTTAGCAACCGTAAATTGCTAGCCTTAAAAACTACGGAATACAGAACTGATCTCCTTGCAGATGGAGCGAAAGTAGATGCTATAACCGATACTAATAGAAACCGAATTGTAAAGGCTTTGGTGCCCGTGCGTAACACTTCTAAAGACTTTATTAAAGATGTTACCACAAAAAGCACCATTACCTATGATAATTTTTATCTCCCTACCCGTACCATTACCCAAACCCTCAGTGGAAGTTCAGTTTTTGCCACATCTACCACTAGTTTAGAGTATCTTCCACCCAACCTCTCAGCTACAGGTAAAGACTACCATGTAGGAAGACCTCGCTCTAAGACAGAACTAATGCAAGCCTATGGCGACTCCAAAGGAGCCAAGGAAGAATATACCTACGAGAATAACCTCCTTAAAACTCTTAAAACTTGGAATAGAGATAGCTCAGGGTGGTTACAAGAAACTTATAACTATGATGGCTTTGGGAACATTATACAAAAGACCGTTACCAATAGTGTAGATAGCCACACCCAAAACTCAAAAACAGAATACGAATCCAAAGGTCGTTTTGTAGTCAAAAAAACAGATAACTTAGGACTAGTTACCCACATTACTTATAACGACTGGGGGCAAGTACTCACCCAAACAGACCCACTGGGCAACAAGATTACAAATACTTATGATGCTTGGGGGAAACTACTAACCGCTAAGACCAATTTGGGAGGTGTAAGTACCTATACCTACGAAAAGCTAGGCAATGGAGATACCAAGACTACAGAATACAGCCCAGACGGAAGCGTTAGTATTTCGTTTACCAATAAAATTGGGCAGACTTACAAATCTACCTCAAAAGCCTTTGGAAACCAATGGGTGTCTAAGTCGGTTATGTTTGATGGTTTAGGTCGAAAGATAAAAGAGTCCGAACCTTATTTTGACCACCAAAACCCTACCCAGTGGAATACCATAGAATACGATGTATATTCTCGCCCAATAAAGGCAACGGCATTCACAGGCAAAATAGTTACCACCCAATATACCCAAAATACCGTAACTACTACCGAGACCAATGCCAATAACCGCTTTAAAAAGCAAACTTTTGATGCACTAGGGAATATTAGCACCTCGGCAGATAAAGGCGGTACTATTACCTTTAAATACAATGCCGCAGGAGAGCAAATAGAAGCAAAATACGGCACCAATACGGTAACCACAAAGTATGATGCTTGGGGCAGAAAAATAGAGTTTAACGACCCTTCTAACGGCATTTACAGATACGAATACAACGGCTTTGGGCAAAACACCAAAACCATAAGCCCTAAAGGTACCAAAACCTATACCTATAATACCAAAGGGCAACTCGTTTCACAAAGAGAACTTTCTACCGATAATACCAATGCTACCGATAAAAGCATTAGCTATACTTATAATGCTAAAGGCTTGGTGGTTAAAAAAGCGGGAGTATCCAAGGGCAAAACTTATACCTCATCTTTGGTGTATGATGGCTTTGGTAGAGTGCTTTCTTCTTCAGAAGAAAACAATGGCAGATACTTTATGCAGAAGGATATTGTTTACGACGACAAAAACCGAGTTATCTCTTACGAAAAAAGCCTCTACTCTGGCGGAACTTATACTAAAGCTCTTATAGAGAACATCTACGACCCTTGGTCTGGCGCTCTGTACCAGCTTAAGGACAAGGTCTCTGGAAAAGTACTTTGGCAGCTCCAACAGCATAACGCCAAAGGGCAAGTAACACAGGCTAAACTAGGCGCTAGCACAATTGAAAACACCTATGATACCAACGGCTTCTTAACCAATATCAACCACTCTTCCGCAAGAAAGCCTAGTATTTTACAGATAAGCTATAGGTTTGATGCCATCAAAAACGAACTTAATTCTAGAACCACGGGAGGAGACTTCAATATTCTAGAAAGTTTTACCTATGACGAAAACAACCGCCTAACCAACTGGACGAACCCCGTAACAGGGCAAATGCACCATAACATCTATGATGCACAAGGCAGGATTATAGAAAACGACCAACTGGGCAAAATCTCCTTCGGCAACAGCCAAAAAATCTATCAGCCTACCGCTGTTACACTAAATGCCACAGGAGAGCAAAACCTCAAAAACGACCTAGTACAGCAGATTTCCTATAACGAGAACAACGACCCTCTGTTGATACAAGGCGTAAAGGGCGACTTGCGTTTTGAGTATGGGCTATCTTCTATGAGGCAGGTAATGAGTTTTGGTGGTAAAATAGCAAGCGGCTCACACGGTAAATTTACCCGCTACTACTCCGAAGACGGTAGCTACGAAATAACACTAGACCACGCCACAGGTAGAGAAAAACACACCCTCTATATAGGTGGCACCCCTTACGAGAGTGATATTATTTACCTTAAAAACTATACCGAAAGCCAAGCAAGTTATAAGTTTTTGCATAAAGACTACTTAGGCAGTATTTTAGCCATAAGTGATGAAGCTGGTAACAAGCTAGAACAACGCCACTACGACGCTTGGGGCAACCTAACCCATCTTAAGATTGGGGAACAAGCTACCATAACAGATAAAAACCAAATTAAAGATTATTTAGCTAGTAGTAACTTAATAACAGATAGAGGCTATACCAGCCACGAACATCTAGCAGAGGTGGGCTTAATACACATGAACGGAAGGCTGTACGACCCATTGTTAAGAAGATTCTTAAATGCAGATGAAAACATACAAGACGGCTTTAACACCCAAAACTACAATAAGTATGGGTATGTACTAAACAACCCGCTGATGTACAATGACCCAAGTGGAGAAATTTTCTTTTTTGCTATCCTAACTCCTATTTTAGGAGAAGTTTTAGCTGGAGTAGTTGCGGGGGCAATTGCAGGAGCTATTGTAGGTGCTACATCTTACGTATTAAGTGCAGTAATAAGCAGCAACTGGAATTGGGGAGGTTTTGCTAAATCTATTTTGATGGGAGCTATATCGGGAGCCATATCTGGAGGAATGAACCCTGGAATATTTAGCTCCGCTGCTGGAACACTATACAGAATGGGGGGACAGGCTATTTCAAGTATTTTACCTTCTTGGAATATTAGCATCGGAAACTTTGACTTTAACTTTTCTCCAAGCATAGCTATAGGCAAAGGCTGGGGGTTTGGAGCTAATATTAGTGCTACTTTCCGCTCTGGAGACTTTGCTATATCTGCAGGTATTGGAATAATGAATTACGGTGCACATCAAGGAAGTGGAAAAAGTGGTTGGGAGTATAGAAAATCTTTGATGGCGGGTTTTGAAGGAAAAAATGGAAATCTTGGATTTATGCTTGGAACAAATATGTGGAAAGGGTTACATCAACAACAAACAGGAATAGTGAGGTTTCAGAGCGGGGATTTTTCTTTATCCTATGAAAACGATGGAGCTCCGTTTGGTCACACATTAGGAGATAATCATGATAGACTTAGAACAGCAGCTGTAAATTTGACAATTGGCGAATTTTCGGCAGGTTTTAATTTGTTTACTGGAGAGAGATTTGAAAGTAGTTATTATGATAATAAAACATCTTATAATTCATCAGATATATTGTCAGATGTAATTCCTCATGATTATTGGCAAATGAGTAAATCTTCTATTGGAGAATATGGGGAAAAATATAAATTTGGAATAGTTAAGGAAGTGGGAAAACAATACAGATTGGGTGCTGCTTATGTTGGCTGGGGTAATTATAGAATAGGTATTGATTCTGATAGACATGTTAGACACGCAATACAAAATAGACTTGCACATACATTTCTTTCCCCACAGCCAGGTTTTAGAGTATTATCAAATGCTATCAATCCATACTTCCAATATAGAACAAGAAATCAATTTACATCATGGTAA
- a CDS encoding IPExxxVDY family protein: MKDNKIFLDIEEEEISIGLLRLSQKIQDYELFFNINLLNSFKFSREKDFILKKGGRLYLFVQYQTYDEITKCTYTFIANKFYDTKLEDGIHYDLFSNLVEETYLLPEYRDVDYILLTKEFLSDFSVILLPNNLVFPIQEMLLSPEQELYQTIQYYE; the protein is encoded by the coding sequence TTGAAAGACAATAAAATATTTCTTGATATAGAGGAAGAAGAAATCTCAATAGGATTATTAAGACTTTCTCAAAAAATACAAGATTATGAATTGTTTTTTAATATCAACCTCCTAAATAGCTTTAAGTTTAGCAGAGAGAAGGATTTTATTTTAAAAAAAGGAGGGCGCTTGTATTTGTTTGTACAGTATCAAACTTATGATGAAATTACTAAATGTACATACACTTTTATAGCGAATAAATTTTATGATACCAAATTAGAGGACGGAATTCATTATGATTTGTTTTCAAATCTAGTGGAAGAGACTTATTTGTTGCCAGAATATAGAGATGTAGATTATATTCTGTTAACAAAGGAGTTTTTATCCGATTTTTCTGTAATTTTGTTGCCTAATAACTTGGTATTTCCTATACAGGAAATGTTATTAAGTCCAGAGCAAGAACTCTATCAAACCATTCAGTACTATGAATAA
- a CDS encoding serum amyloid a protein, with product MDNPFDEGDPPSKKSIKKLAKEKYDQAKQKLSDMKEYLSDFYGGINDFIDTYNEMKTANWKNSDKYFHSKANYKATLRGPGGEAAAIKMSNLREITDQYIKGDSRASSIADQKANLYGRQQAHRRANFIRNQQNMRFIINKYRPISLPNKY from the coding sequence ATGGATAATCCATTTGATGAAGGAGATCCACCAAGCAAGAAATCAATTAAAAAATTAGCCAAAGAAAAGTATGATCAAGCAAAACAGAAATTGTCTGATATGAAGGAATATCTCTCGGATTTTTACGGCGGTATTAATGATTTTATTGACACTTATAATGAAATGAAAACAGCTAATTGGAAAAATTCTGACAAGTATTTTCACAGTAAAGCAAATTATAAAGCAACATTAAGAGGACCGGGTGGAGAGGCTGCAGCCATCAAAATGAGTAATTTACGTGAAATCACTGATCAATATATAAAAGGCGATTCGCGAGCAAGTTCGATTGCAGATCAAAAAGCAAATTTATATGGTAGGCAACAAGCCCACAGAAGAGCAAATTTTATTAGAAATCAGCAAAATATGAGATTTATTATAAATAAATATAGACCGATTAGTTTACCAAATAAATATTAA
- the pyk gene encoding pyruvate kinase, with product MNKKLKKTKIIATLGPASSSKETMLELVKAGVDVFRINFSHADYDLVRRNVELIREINQEYGYSVSILGDLQGPKLRVGVVKEGSYLNPGDILTFTNENVEGDSTRVYMTYQQFPQDVKVGERILIDDGKLVLEVIETNLKDTVRAKTIQGGPLSSKKGVNLPNTNVSLPALTEKDIKDANFILDLELDWIALSFVRHAQDIKDLKELIKNHPTNNFKTPIIAKIEKPEGVKNIDEILMECDGIMVARGDLGVEVPMEEVPVIQKTLVKKARAYAKPVIIATQMMETMITSLTPTRAEVNDVANSVLDGADAVMLSGETSVGRYPVDVVKNMSKIVKSIETTNYYYDRNSILDNQISCLDERFITDKICLSAVNIAKSAGAEAIITLTHSGYTAFQISAHRPNSHIIVYSANRRVLTMLNLLWGVRAFYYDMEKTTDETVIQVNMLTCNYGFVEKGDFVVNLNAMPVHNGGKTNTLRLSTI from the coding sequence ATGAATAAGAAGTTAAAGAAAACAAAAATAATAGCAACATTAGGACCTGCATCATCTTCTAAAGAAACAATGTTAGAGCTGGTTAAGGCAGGTGTAGATGTTTTTAGAATAAATTTTTCTCACGCAGATTATGATTTGGTGAGGAGAAATGTGGAGCTGATAAGAGAAATCAATCAAGAATATGGTTATTCAGTTTCGATATTAGGAGATTTACAAGGTCCAAAACTAAGAGTAGGGGTTGTAAAAGAAGGCTCATATCTTAATCCTGGGGATATTCTTACTTTTACTAACGAAAATGTAGAAGGAGATTCAACTAGGGTATATATGACTTACCAACAGTTTCCACAAGATGTAAAAGTAGGGGAAAGAATCTTAATAGATGATGGTAAACTGGTGTTAGAGGTTATCGAGACCAACTTAAAAGACACCGTTCGTGCTAAAACGATTCAAGGAGGACCATTAAGTTCTAAAAAAGGGGTTAACCTTCCTAATACCAATGTATCGCTTCCTGCCCTTACAGAGAAGGATATTAAAGATGCTAACTTTATTTTAGACTTAGAGTTAGATTGGATTGCATTGTCGTTTGTTCGTCATGCGCAGGATATAAAAGATTTAAAGGAACTTATTAAGAATCACCCAACAAATAATTTTAAGACACCTATTATTGCCAAAATAGAGAAGCCTGAAGGGGTGAAAAATATAGACGAAATTCTCATGGAGTGTGATGGGATTATGGTGGCTCGTGGAGATTTAGGTGTAGAGGTGCCTATGGAAGAAGTTCCTGTAATTCAAAAGACTCTAGTTAAAAAAGCAAGAGCTTACGCTAAGCCTGTAATTATTGCTACTCAGATGATGGAGACTATGATTACGAGTCTTACGCCTACTAGAGCGGAGGTAAATGATGTTGCAAACTCGGTGTTAGACGGTGCTGATGCAGTGATGTTGTCTGGAGAAACTTCTGTAGGGCGTTATCCTGTAGATGTGGTGAAGAATATGTCTAAAATAGTAAAGAGTATAGAAACCACCAACTACTACTACGACAGAAATAGTATTTTAGATAATCAGATAAGCTGTTTAGATGAAAGATTTATCACAGATAAAATTTGTTTATCGGCAGTTAATATAGCTAAGAGTGCAGGGGCAGAGGCCATTATTACGCTTACCCATTCTGGCTATACAGCTTTCCAAATTTCTGCACATAGACCAAACTCGCACATTATTGTTTATAGTGCTAATAGAAGGGTGCTTACGATGCTTAACCTACTTTGGGGTGTTAGAGCATTCTACTATGATATGGAGAAAACTACGGACGAAACCGTGATACAAGTTAATATGCTTACTTGCAACTATGGCTTTGTAGAAAAAGGAGATTTTGTGGTTAATCTTAATGCAATGCCTGTACACAACGGTGGAAAAACCAACACACTAAGGCTTTCTACAATATAG
- a CDS encoding polymorphic toxin type 23 domain-containing protein: protein MMDYVKKNGPLRGFRRAVYPYGFAYETGKQYRLGAAYVGWGNYRIGIDSDRYVRHPIQNIGAHNIVSPQPVFQVLSNGINPYFQYQTRNRFSSW, encoded by the coding sequence ATGATGGACTATGTTAAAAAGAACGGCCCATTAAGAGGATTTAGAAGAGCTGTTTATCCTTATGGATTTGCCTATGAAACAGGGAAACAATATAGATTAGGAGCAGCTTATGTAGGTTGGGGTAATTATAGAATCGGAATTGATTCCGACAGATACGTGAGACATCCTATACAGAATATTGGAGCACACAATATAGTTTCTCCACAGCCAGTTTTTCAAGTTTTATCTAACGGAATAAATCCATATTTTCAATATCAAACAAGAAACAGATTTTCGTCATGGTAA